In the Flagellimonas sp. MMG031 genome, one interval contains:
- a CDS encoding P-loop NTPase fold protein, with protein MKNWFAKNMIKKEVRLFLLAIGLVIIFQNPLEDVFNSLIVKPILGQVQSNIFIDLTMLGFLIWMWHDIRGKFTKPTDLGRGYSAVLVFVLGIYIYYRFFSIRYQFTGLHLISEIAYLDIVMLYCFLLVILRPINQMKGKKGPEVSQSSGLVDEPIDDEEEDVLERMPKVRLLVDEIVAATNKNSIAFGVTGEWGSGKTSFLNLVEREISNRDQKDLLVINFNPWLNLGTNTIIQEFFELLRLKIRPHSFDIYMDMGKYSRNILKSSPSSFFKFIGHLLEFGKDNSVTEDFKRINISLKNLGKKFLIVLDDMDRLKADEVFEILKLIRNTANFDNFIYLVAYDKTYISESLSKIGIPKNDAFAEKIFLKEEHLLPITEAKIKKYLADRLKEELPSKKQEIDNYFGYLVRYLTRDRGNFCLKHIRDVKRFLKNFLREYKEMEQEVDFKDYLNVKLLKFKFYDVYRILFLDSYYYLHPSQNTRSASGVARDALLLAYEGENNTGLAIRHRKFEESRLGIYATQVLNMGNDSLKDLKKLVSDLFTNNTYASKSHLSIVFPSHYYRYFQDMLQEHEISEEVFKSEIRRDLDSIQDAISRWNGEGKLDAVRARFYEVSIYNLPDRASFEKFIRAIFVLASIPIEKEEHTIGFYGYDLDNLRNVIGDYEERTSKKFYNGKRESLKAFTIELLNFEDYSLEFCACLLNRWYSYYHGYQWILSKPEIKALLIGAFKNYTQTVRFPDDDVWNYYGYCLVTEWDPSGPNSRTSRRVRFTEANDIFIAFIKDHLDQFLIRFIQTPHGLTEANKLGIESIVNDIFGNRSNFMSFLDDMKMKKDEGQLTSEFIDEFQEFAMQLEASGKDGIEFEFEFPPAMEVVASQVWRRA; from the coding sequence ATGAAAAATTGGTTTGCCAAAAATATGATAAAGAAAGAGGTCAGGTTGTTTCTATTGGCGATAGGACTGGTAATCATCTTTCAGAATCCTTTGGAAGACGTATTCAATTCATTAATAGTGAAGCCAATTCTTGGCCAAGTTCAATCCAACATTTTTATTGACCTTACAATGCTTGGTTTTTTAATCTGGATGTGGCATGATATCCGGGGAAAATTCACCAAACCTACCGATTTGGGAAGAGGATATTCAGCTGTGTTGGTCTTTGTATTGGGGATTTACATCTACTACCGATTTTTCTCGATTCGATATCAGTTTACCGGCCTTCATCTGATTTCGGAAATTGCTTATTTGGATATAGTCATGCTGTATTGCTTTTTGCTGGTGATTCTTCGGCCTATTAATCAAATGAAAGGCAAGAAGGGCCCTGAAGTCAGCCAATCTTCTGGATTGGTGGATGAACCCATAGATGATGAAGAGGAGGATGTACTGGAACGTATGCCCAAGGTCCGATTACTTGTTGATGAAATCGTTGCAGCTACAAATAAGAATTCCATAGCATTTGGGGTGACCGGTGAATGGGGATCCGGCAAGACCTCGTTTTTGAATTTAGTTGAGCGTGAAATCAGCAACAGAGACCAAAAGGATTTATTGGTAATAAACTTCAATCCATGGTTGAATTTGGGTACAAACACAATAATCCAAGAATTTTTTGAACTTCTACGATTAAAAATTCGTCCCCACAGTTTTGACATCTATATGGATATGGGCAAGTACTCCAGAAACATTTTGAAATCAAGCCCAAGTTCCTTTTTTAAGTTTATAGGGCATCTATTGGAATTCGGCAAAGACAATAGTGTCACGGAAGATTTTAAGCGGATCAACATTTCTTTGAAAAACTTGGGAAAAAAGTTTTTGATTGTGCTGGATGATATGGATCGGTTAAAAGCGGATGAAGTATTTGAAATATTGAAGCTGATAAGGAACACGGCCAATTTTGACAACTTCATATATCTGGTTGCCTATGACAAGACCTATATTTCAGAATCCTTGAGTAAGATTGGTATACCTAAAAACGATGCCTTCGCAGAAAAAATCTTTCTCAAGGAAGAGCACCTCCTACCAATTACTGAGGCCAAGATCAAGAAGTATCTCGCCGATCGGTTAAAAGAAGAACTCCCCTCAAAAAAACAGGAAATTGACAATTACTTTGGTTATTTAGTACGTTACTTGACCAGGGACAGAGGAAACTTTTGCCTAAAACATATCCGCGATGTAAAACGGTTTCTAAAAAATTTCCTTAGAGAGTACAAGGAAATGGAACAAGAAGTGGACTTTAAGGACTATCTCAATGTCAAACTTTTGAAATTCAAATTTTATGATGTGTACAGAATACTATTTTTGGATTCTTATTACTACCTACATCCTTCACAGAATACACGCAGTGCCAGTGGGGTGGCCCGAGATGCCCTATTATTGGCATATGAAGGCGAGAATAACACCGGACTAGCCATCCGTCATAGAAAATTCGAGGAATCAAGGTTGGGGATCTATGCAACACAGGTGCTCAATATGGGGAATGATTCCCTGAAAGATTTAAAAAAGCTGGTATCCGACCTATTTACGAACAACACCTATGCATCGAAAAGCCATCTATCCATTGTTTTCCCCTCACACTATTATCGATATTTCCAGGATATGTTGCAAGAACACGAAATTTCAGAGGAGGTATTCAAATCTGAGATTAGAAGGGATTTGGACAGTATACAGGATGCAATTTCAAGATGGAACGGAGAAGGCAAGTTGGATGCGGTACGCGCACGGTTTTATGAGGTAAGTATCTATAATCTCCCCGATAGGGCGTCATTCGAAAAATTTATACGTGCAATCTTTGTTCTAGCCAGCATTCCCATTGAAAAAGAGGAACACACCATTGGGTTCTATGGCTATGACTTGGACAATCTAAGAAATGTGATTGGGGATTATGAAGAAAGAACTTCAAAGAAATTCTATAATGGAAAACGGGAAAGTTTAAAAGCGTTTACAATTGAGTTGCTCAACTTCGAAGATTACTCCTTGGAGTTTTGTGCCTGTTTGCTGAATAGATGGTACAGCTATTACCATGGGTATCAGTGGATTCTCAGTAAACCGGAAATCAAAGCCTTGCTTATCGGAGCCTTTAAAAATTATACTCAGACAGTACGCTTCCCTGATGATGATGTTTGGAACTATTACGGATATTGCCTAGTCACAGAATGGGATCCCTCAGGTCCCAATTCACGAACGTCTAGAAGGGTTCGGTTTACTGAGGCTAATGACATTTTTATCGCTTTCATCAAGGATCATCTAGATCAATTTCTGATTAGGTTCATACAAACTCCCCATGGATTAACAGAGGCAAATAAATTAGGCATTGAAAGTATTGTAAACGATATATTTGGCAATAGATCCAACTTTATGTCATTTCTTGATGATATGAAAATGAAGAAGGATGAAGGACAATTAACTTCTGAATTTATCGATGAATTTCAAGAATTTGCAATGCAATTGGAAGCTTCTGGGAAAGATGGAATTGAGTTTGAATTTGAATTCCCTCCAGCCATGGAGGTTGTGGCATCCCAGGTATGGCGAAGGGCATAG
- a CDS encoding RES family NAD+ phosphorylase, whose product MEVCPSCFTDTELKAFVSASNSKGDCAICTATDQPIMDINELMDFFQELIDNYRLVEDGDSIKNKIQGNWSFFSNHQVAESILNYVLPKIDTEINNASSPVDYIQEINNNHEYWEILKKELKWSHRFLSNLDQLLELGWDGFFNTQYGLTPDTFLYRARVHHQSGNQAYPHDKMYAPTRDFAKGGRANPMGIPYLYLCDNPKTVLYEVRASYLDELSIATFQLKEENEFVNIVDFTEDTPLFQPEMVRETIMAKLLRERVSRDLSKPMRRYDSEIEYIPTQYVCEFIRIYTGASGIRFASSLHPSGKNVVIFDQDLMDCTSVNLHKVTTYDLNSRELSQ is encoded by the coding sequence ATGGAAGTTTGCCCTAGTTGTTTTACCGATACTGAATTGAAAGCCTTTGTTTCCGCCTCGAACTCAAAAGGGGATTGTGCTATTTGTACCGCCACAGATCAGCCTATCATGGACATCAACGAGCTCATGGATTTTTTTCAGGAACTCATCGATAATTATAGACTTGTCGAAGATGGGGATAGTATCAAAAACAAAATCCAAGGAAATTGGAGTTTTTTTTCTAATCATCAAGTGGCCGAAAGTATCTTAAACTATGTTTTGCCAAAAATCGATACCGAGATAAATAATGCCAGTAGCCCTGTTGATTATATCCAGGAAATAAACAACAACCATGAATATTGGGAAATTCTTAAAAAAGAGTTGAAATGGTCCCATCGATTTTTGTCCAATCTGGACCAGCTGCTTGAATTGGGTTGGGATGGATTCTTCAATACACAATATGGCTTGACACCAGACACTTTTCTATATAGGGCCAGGGTCCATCACCAAAGCGGGAACCAAGCCTATCCCCATGATAAGATGTATGCACCTACACGCGATTTTGCAAAAGGAGGTAGGGCTAACCCTATGGGAATACCCTACTTATATTTATGTGATAATCCGAAGACGGTGCTTTATGAAGTACGGGCATCCTATTTGGATGAACTCAGCATAGCCACATTTCAACTCAAAGAGGAAAATGAATTTGTCAATATAGTGGATTTTACTGAGGACACACCTCTGTTCCAGCCAGAAATGGTACGGGAGACGATTATGGCCAAGTTATTACGGGAAAGGGTCAGTCGAGATTTGTCCAAGCCTATGAGGCGGTATGATTCGGAAATAGAATATATCCCAACTCAGTATGTCTGCGAATTTATCCGAATCTATACTGGAGCCAGTGGCATACGATTTGCCAGTTCATTGCATCCCTCCGGAAAAAATGTTGTCATTTTTGACCAAGACCTTATGGATTGTACAAGTGTTAACCTTCATAAGGTAACAACCTATGATTTGAACAGCAGAGAATTATCGCAATAG
- a CDS encoding sce7725 family protein — protein sequence MYYPLLRARQFELIALRDLANTNTSQGTIVPILEPVKESFNNLNIALSTFAATSQQAFIIVNPLVGEVTGDREVFLEYLQQGQFSIGRAFYFRNNADYILKAIADYGLGDCMVICQNDLNPDDPEFRRLVESASVQSVVVEDPGRNRALDRYVRGLGKTYIRLDDFFEKQQRNSDFLDIQEHRFSEEHLHYVNESFSGFSDYTVLPSEFSDSGSTPRAVVIHLTYMKADNQIWIRHFTSDTNDSIANVQGKFAEAAEKAVGFCRANGFNNPAIAELEDYYDRQHYPGLGTVKKISIKNHLLILQNYLSQY from the coding sequence ATGTATTATCCACTACTTAGGGCACGGCAATTTGAATTGATTGCACTACGGGATTTGGCCAATACAAACACTTCCCAAGGTACCATTGTGCCTATTTTGGAACCGGTCAAAGAATCGTTCAACAATTTAAACATTGCACTTTCAACATTTGCCGCTACCAGTCAACAAGCGTTTATCATTGTGAACCCTTTGGTCGGTGAGGTGACCGGTGATCGTGAGGTTTTTTTGGAATACCTGCAGCAGGGTCAGTTCTCGATAGGAAGAGCATTTTATTTCAGAAACAATGCCGACTACATTTTAAAGGCAATAGCAGATTACGGATTGGGGGATTGTATGGTCATTTGTCAAAATGATCTTAATCCTGATGATCCTGAGTTCAGGAGGCTAGTGGAGTCCGCTTCAGTTCAGTCCGTTGTTGTGGAAGACCCGGGAAGAAATAGAGCCTTGGATCGTTATGTCAGGGGCTTAGGCAAAACCTATATCCGTTTGGATGATTTTTTCGAGAAGCAACAGCGGAACAGTGATTTTCTTGACATTCAGGAGCATCGATTTTCCGAGGAACATCTCCATTATGTAAATGAAAGCTTCAGTGGTTTTTCTGATTATACGGTGCTTCCCAGTGAATTCAGTGATAGTGGGAGCACTCCTAGGGCAGTGGTTATCCATTTGACATATATGAAAGCCGACAACCAAATTTGGATCAGGCATTTTACTTCCGACACCAATGATTCCATTGCCAACGTTCAAGGGAAATTCGCCGAAGCTGCTGAAAAAGCTGTAGGATTTTGTAGGGCTAACGGATTCAACAACCCAGCGATTGCGGAATTGGAGGATTACTACGACCGTCAACATTATCCTGGGCTTGGAACCGTAAAGAAAATCAGTATCAAGAACCATCTTCTTATCCTTCAAAACTATCTTAGCCAATATTGA